The following proteins are co-located in the Rubidibacter lacunae KORDI 51-2 genome:
- a CDS encoding alpha/beta fold hydrolase, whose amino-acid sequence MSSGLRSGATVVVRGVEHYYEWIRQPSDRVKPTLVFVHGWGGSSRYWRSTAQMLSAEYDCLLYDLRGFGRSRLPETARLDLGYELETYAEDLALLLDALGVERATINAHSMGASIAVLFLNRYSDRVEQAVLTCSGVFEYNPLTFGAFHWAGSYVVKLRFGWYLRVPLLDRAFMARFLHRPIPAEERQAFLEDFLLADPAAAAGTIYTAVSKQQADIMPGEFAQLPVPTLLIAGEKDIIIPTRLGRKAADMGDRIEYCEIPQAGHFPMLEDAPTYLAKVREFLGLSAPAVAQS is encoded by the coding sequence ATGAGTTCTGGACTGAGGTCTGGTGCGACGGTCGTCGTCCGCGGCGTCGAGCATTATTATGAGTGGATTCGCCAGCCAAGCGATCGCGTTAAGCCGACGCTGGTGTTTGTCCACGGATGGGGGGGCTCGAGCCGCTATTGGCGCAGTACGGCACAGATGCTGTCGGCGGAATACGACTGCTTGCTCTACGATTTACGTGGATTTGGGCGGTCGCGCCTGCCGGAGACAGCTCGACTCGACCTCGGCTACGAACTGGAAACCTATGCGGAGGATTTAGCGCTGTTGTTGGACGCGCTGGGGGTGGAGCGTGCGACGATTAATGCCCACTCGATGGGGGCGTCGATCGCCGTTCTGTTTCTCAACCGCTATAGCGATCGCGTCGAGCAGGCCGTGCTGACCTGCAGCGGCGTGTTTGAATACAATCCACTGACGTTTGGCGCGTTTCACTGGGCGGGCAGTTACGTAGTGAAGCTGCGATTCGGTTGGTATCTGCGGGTGCCGCTGCTCGATCGCGCGTTCATGGCGCGTTTTTTGCACCGACCGATTCCGGCAGAGGAGCGCCAGGCGTTTTTAGAAGACTTTTTGCTGGCCGATCCGGCAGCGGCAGCTGGCACGATCTATACGGCGGTCAGCAAGCAACAAGCCGACATCATGCCAGGTGAATTCGCACAGCTGCCGGTCCCGACGCTGCTGATTGCAGGTGAAAAAGACATCATCATCCCGACGCGATTGGGACGCAAAGCCGCCGACATGGGCGATCGCATTGAGTATTGCGAGATTCCGCAGGCGGGTCACTTTCCCATGCTGGAAGATGCACCAACCTACCTTGCCAAGGTCCGCGAATTTTTGGGCTTGTCAGCGCCAGCTGTCGCCCAGTCCTAG